The following proteins are encoded in a genomic region of Primulina huaijiensis isolate GDHJ02 unplaced genomic scaffold, ASM1229523v2 scaffold25037, whole genome shotgun sequence:
- the LOC140967367 gene encoding LOW QUALITY PROTEIN: UDP-glycosyltransferase 76C4-like (The sequence of the model RefSeq protein was modified relative to this genomic sequence to represent the inferred CDS: inserted 1 base in 1 codon), producing MVEGTKKASGLXFNTFQDLEEPNIANLHEHFRLPTFLIGPFHKFFSAASSSLLTQDRSSIYWLDTQKTSSVLYVSFGSLAAMDEKNLIEVAWGLANSMQPFLWVVRPGLVQGSEWLESLPDEFMEVTGKRGYIVKWAPQQEVLSHPAVGGFWTHSGWNSILESVCEGVPMICSSFFGDQTVNSRYINDVWRLGIKLECGLQREEIESAIRKIMLEGEGRQDIIERLVCLKEKIDGFSSTSVVYNSKQI from the exons ATGGTTGAAGGAACAAAGAAAGCATCAGGCC ATTTCAACACCTTCCAAGATCTCGAAGAGCCAAATATAGCCAATCTTCATGAGCATTTTCGGCTACCCACGTTTTTAATCGGTCCGTTTCACAAATTCTTTTCCGCGGCCTCAAGCAGTTTGTTGACGCAAGACAGGAGCTCCATTTATTGGCTGGATACCCAAAAGACGAGTTCTGTTCTTTACGTAAGCTTCGGGAGTCTCGCGGCAATGGATGAAAAGAATCTAATTGAAGTGGCTTGGGGTCTGGCCAATAGTATGCAGCCATTCTTGTGGGTGGTCAGGCCTGGATTAGTCCAAGGCTCGGAGTGGCTCGAATCGTTGCCGGATGAATTCATGGAGGTTACTGGTAAAAGGGGATACATTGTCAAATGGGCACCTCAGCAAGAAGTGCTATCTCATCCTGCCGTTGGTGGATTTTGGACTCACAGCGGATGGAACTCCATTCTGGAGAGTGTTTGTGAAGGTGTTCCGATGATTTGCTCGTCTTTCTTTGGAGATCAGACGGTGAATTCCCGATACATAAACGACGTCTGGAGACTTGGGATCAAATTGGAATGCGGGTTGCAAAGAGAGGAGATCGAATCAGCTATCAGAAAAATCATGCTTGAAGGAGAAGGCCGGCAAGATATCATAGAGAGACTTGTGTGTTTGAAGGAGAAAATCGATGGTTTTTCAAGCACGTCA